One segment of Theobroma cacao cultivar B97-61/B2 chromosome 9, Criollo_cocoa_genome_V2, whole genome shotgun sequence DNA contains the following:
- the LOC18590602 gene encoding uncharacterized protein LOC18590602 — protein MFPLTFLCTPPRSSAPLPPTTSTVSRRMISSTTIHIMALDGIVNVNSLFTFALFLGLAWYPTPTLIDPSSPACAADSNVAENLIACHVYSFSSFLFSSLIASAIKQAIKISKDSKDVTGHGVGASLVDVNLVALRVGMLASGFGSVFGCGFLMMALVAMVQIKLGTLSCGSLYTFAAIGPLVVLVPLALLIYISLVIYAFTR, from the coding sequence ATGTTTCCGCTTACATTTCTCTGTACTCCTCCACGTTCCTCCGCCCCATTACCGCCGACGACATCCACCGTCAGCCGCCGCATGATCAGCAGCACCACCATCCACATAATGGCACTAGACGGGATAGTTAACGTCAACTCACTCTTCACCTTCGCTTTATTCCTTGGCCTTGCATGGTACCCCACCCCCACCCTCATAGACCCCAGCTCCCCTGCCTGTGCCGCTGACTCCAACGTCGCCGAGAACCTCATTGCATGCCACGTGTACTCATTCAGCTCCTTCCTCTTCTCTAGCCTCATTGCATCAGCCATCAAACAAGCCATAAAAATAAGCAAAGATAGCAAAGACGTAACAGGGCATGGAGTTGGCGCCAGTCTTGTGGATGTGAACTTGGTGGCTTTGAGGGTTGGGATGTTGGCTTCGGGTTTTGGTTCGGTTTTTGGATGTGGGTTTCTGATGATGGCTCTGGTGGCTATGGTTCAGATTAAGTTGGGGACTCTGAGTTGTGGGAGTCTTTACACTTTCGCTGCTATTGGTCCTTTGGTAGTTTTGGTCCCTTTGGCTCTGCTTATCTACATTTCTCTTGTTATTTATGCCTTTACTCGCTAA
- the LOC18590603 gene encoding D-inositol 3-phosphate glycosyltransferase 1, translating to MAKDQITTIFRFHYFCCIIAVLSAFSFISIFFWCHFSSNCYSINQIMMQNPKEDIDLLTFPSAWNHLSFPSDPPPKLLKIALFVKKWPHKSHAGGLERHALTLHLALAKRGHELHIFTASSPNSSFPRYPISNLIFHLSKPTGAGYLEQAVVWKQFQTQNSTRIPFDVIHTESVGLLHTRAKNLTNLAVTWHGIAYETIHSDIIQELLRTPEEQQAYVLTERAKKVVEEVRFFPRYSHHVATSDHAGDVLKRIYMIPEERVHIILNGVDEEIFKPDFSQGNDFKGKFGISKSRSLILGMAGRLVKDKGHPLIFEALKQIFMENEKFRETVIVLVAGDGPWGARYRDLGANIFVLGPLEQAQLAKFYNAIDIFMNPTLRAQGLDHTLLEAILTGKPVIATRLASITGSVIVGPEMGYTFSPTVASLKKALYRVWNDGREVLEKKGKVARQRGLQLFTATKMAAAYERLFLCILKEEYCKYQNPFN from the coding sequence ATGGCAAAGGATCAGATTACTACAATCTTCAGGTTCCATTATTTCTGCTGCATAATTGCAGTTCTTTCTGCATTTTCTTTCATCTCAATCTTTTTTTGGTGTCATTTTTCCAGCAATTGCTATTCCATAAACCAAATAATGATGCAAAATCCAAAGGAAGACATTGACCTACTTACATTCCCTTCTGCTTGGAATcatctttctttcccttctgATCCTCCTCCTAAACTTCTTAAAATTGCCCTTTTTGTCAAGAAATGGCCTCATAAGTCTCATGCAGGAGGGCTTGAAAGGCATGCCTTGACTCTACACCTTGCCCTTGCAAAAAGGGGCCATGAGCTGCACATTTTCACTGCTTCTTCTCCAAATTCCTCCTTCCCAAGATATCCAATTAgcaatttgatttttcatctttcaaaGCCAACAGGTGCTGGTTATCTGGAGCAGGCCGTCGTCTGGAAGCaatttcaaactcaaaattcCACCAGAATACCATTTGATGTGATCCACACAGAAAGTGTTGGACTGTTGCATACTCGAGCAAAGAACCTGACAAATCTAGCTGTTACATGGCATGGGATTGCATATGAAACCATTCATTCTGATATCATTCAAGAGCTTCTGCGGACTCCTGAAGAGCAGCAGGCTTATGTGTTGACTGAAAGAGCTAAGAAGGTTGTTGAAGAGGTGAGATTTTTTCCAAGATATTCTCACCATGTTGCTACAAGTGACCATGCTGGGGATGTCCTGAAAAGAATTTACATGATCCCAGAAGAAAGAGTCCACATCATTCTTAATGGAGTAGATGAGGAGATCTTCAAACCTGATTTCTCTCAAGGAAATGATTTTAAAGGGAAGTTTGGCATCTCAAAAAGTAGATCTTTGATTTTGGGAATGGCTGGGAGGTTGGTAAAAGACAAAGGGCACCCTTTaatttttgaagctttgaagcaaatatttatggaaaatgaaaaattccGAGAAACTGttattgttcttgttgctggtgaTGGTCCTTGGGGTGCTAGATACAGAGATCTTGGGGCCAACATATTTGTTTTGGGTCCATTGGAACAAGCTCAATTAGCAAAGTTCTATAATGCGATAGATATTTTCATGAATCCAACTCTCCGAGCTCAGGGACTGGATCATACTTTGTTAGAAGCAATACTCACTGGGAAACCAGTAATAGCTACAAGGCTTGCCAGCATCACAGGGTCAGTAATTGTCGGACCAGAAATGGGTTACACTTTCTCTCCTACTGTTGCCTCCTTGAAAAAGGCTCTCTATAGGGTTTGGAATGATGGCAGAGAGgttttggagaagaaaggcAAGGTTGCTAGGCAAAGAGGGTTGCAATTGTTCACTGCCACCAAAATGGCAGCCGCATATGAAAGACTGTTTCTGTGCATATTAAAGGAAGAATATTGCAAATACCAAAATCCGTTTAATTAA